CAAGGAAATTCAGAAAAAGGAAGTCTGTGACATTGGTGCTTGATCTTGATGGCAAGAAGCTTAGTTTATagtttgcctctctctctctctctctctctttggttgaAGTAAACAAACGATTGTAATTATCTGTGCGTATGATAGGTAGACCGACAGAAAAATTGAACGAATACAATTTCATAGCCTAGGGAGAAACTTTTGATCCCGCATGCTCACCTCTCCTTTTCGTTTCTTATCCCTTAAAAGGAAAAGTTTGTTGTTCCAATTTCTCCGTTGTAAACAAAAGCGTCAGAATGCAAAGTCAATGTCTTGTGGAGATACTAGGACACCCGCCGAGGTTCCGCCACTTTTAATGTCAATTTCGAACCGAATAGCTAGTCAAATGCTACTTCTAAAAGAAAGCAGTATTTATCCGGTGCTGCCTTGCCTCTACTAATCATCACCTTTCCTTGTCATGTATCAATGCTTCTTGTTAGTTTCATCGTCTTATGAAAGCCCTTGACAGAAACTTATCTATGATTTTTCCCATCGGGATGAAATGCATATTGTAAATATGCTTATGTTAGCTGTCTATTCTAGACGAAGAGAGCCGGACATATTATACGATTTTGAGTGATAAgcacaatttttcatgaaacttgGGTATTCTTGCAAGTTGAGCACAATTTTTAAGTATAATAAAAGGATCATATAAGTTTAATAGGCAAACATGAGCTCGGAGCTGTCCTGTTCTTTGTTGTAGCCAATGTAATCAATATCCGATTACAAAGGAGGGTATGAGTGTTGCCATATCCTTGGGAGGGAACATTACCGCCGCATGCCACAATCGGAGAGTGAGAGCAGTCATTAGCGAGTTTTTGCATCTTCCTTGTCATGTCCTGTGAGTGGCATGATCGcttgaaattttatgtcgtgATGCTTGAAAGTGAAGCCGAGAAATGCTAGATTTTCCACGGAGTAAGTCAATATAACACTTCTGGAGGCAGCTGATCATATCTTGAACATGTAATTACTCCATACTTCATTACATTGTTTCTTTGGTGAACCAGTTATTTCTTATCGTAATTGCATATCTGGTGTCCGtcttcacaatttttcttctcccatCTTGGGGGGGTTTCCGCACTTTCAAATGTCACTATATGGATATTCTCCGGAATCAAGGCATACCGTAAAAACTGTTTATTTGATCAACCATGCATATATGTTCTAGTCTGAACTATTTTAACGCCATTAATATGCTTGCCTCGGTAGCAGAAGATTATCTTCTGGAATATATGCTAACTTTTGTGCCTTAGGCACGGCATGATTCTATCGATGGGGATTGGTTTTGCGCATAAGTTAGAAGAATTGTAATATCAACATCTTATGATGGTAGTGCGACCTCTCTCATCTATCGGGAGGCTGAAAGAGTAATATGCCTACTAATACCGGAAGTTTTATCGCCCTCATAATTTAAACGAGTTCAGCATACCAAAGACTTTTAGTCTTTGGCGGGTTCCGAAGAGATGGAATCGATCTAAAAGAAGGGTTGTGAAAGTAACCGACAAAGAAATGTCTACCCAAGAGAAGACTGGAGAAACATCTTCTATTCCCTATGGTATGGCTGCCTCGTCAACTGGTATTGGGCTGCGGCCTGTAGTAAGAGATTTCACGAAGCGAGTTGGTCAGGTATCTCATCCGACTATATGTTCGCTTCTAGTCTATTACATTTAAGCTAAGCATACACTTGTATTCTTGtgtgaattaattattttggatTGACATCTTGGTGAAACAGATAACGAGACGCGCTACGGCAACCGATGAATGGTTTCGTGTTGAGAAATGTGAGAGCCTTTATGGGGTGATTGTCCCACAAGTGATTAGCGAAAAGTCATGGTAAAGTTCCCGTATAGCTCTTTAATAATACATTTCTCTCGTGTCCTTTGTggcttctttcctttcattcttAGATTTTTACTTGTCAATCTACTTGGAACTTAAATGCTAAGGTTGACATGTCACAATTTTTGTCTCCATCGAAAAAAAGCATTGTTCTAAACGATAGAATTGACTCTTCTCCACAGTGTAAACATCCATTTTCCAGGCGGCATTTCACTAATGCGAAAATGCTTTGACGTGTGTCAAAGTTGTCTTGTGACAGTACATAGTGTCTAAAGCCGGTCtgcaatgccttaaatttcattATGAAAAGATAAGCACCGCATTTTCTCGTCGCTTTGTGTTCAGATTTCAGCACTTGCTATTTAGCATCCGTTTCGGTGTGCTCCGttaaaattcaatcaatctgAGTCTTGAACAATTTGCACTTATCTATTTTGGCTTTCTCGGTCGAATTGCTAAGAGGTTGCTCCAGGAAATTATTGAAAAGGTTATGTCCTAGTATTGTTGCGGAGGTCgaaattgaagattttattgGAGTTTAGAAAACCCGAATACGTTCACTCACAAGAGAGGGCCTTCACAAAACATGCTAACAAGCTAACTACCGGTCATGGCATATTTCTCTCTACACTAAGAAATGGAGACCGACTCCATCTAGGGATGGCGTGACGATTTGTTCGGTTGTTTGTTCTCGGGAAGATATCGCGGCTATATTTAGTAAGGTAGTTAAGGACAATTCGAGGACACCGACCgtaaaagaagcttgtgaggtCATTGTCGACATCCGTGAAAGATACCCTCGGGTGGAGCTGTACTTGAATAATAAGAAATTGGGAGACATTGTTGATCCGTTGAAGGAATATTTACCGGGGATCTTTCCCGAGCGGATTCTCGGATGAAAAATCTTCGAGCAACAGCATAGGTACAGCTCAAGTCATGATCAAAAGCTCTTTTTGGATTATGCGCTTGGATTATTTACTTATGGTTTCCCTTGTATCTGCCACATGAACACGGTTGCAGCACAACGAGGTGCCTATCCGGCTGATTGTTTTAACCCGATGGAGGAGTGTGAGGAAAATCCAAAAGGTCCTCTCCGAGTTCGGAGGAGAGGGGTCGCCATCGTTACGTCCGTTTAGGTACGTAAAAATTTGCTGAAGCATCCATCCGTGAAGTCTAAGAAAGCCGCTCCTCGTGAAGAATTATCGAGATCAATTTGGATACTCTAAATACAAATGTAGGAATTAAGCTTATTCTGATTACATTATCATAGCAAAAACGGTGTGTATCTATCTGTTTATCATCTTTCTCCGAGATTATTCACTAAAGCTCCAACGCACCTGAAAATGTTATTCGCTTATTCATAAATTTCGGACGGAGAGAAAGTCGAGCAACGTCGCAAGCAAAACGCCCTTTCATTTGTCGATAATCCAAAGCACTACCATTAACCTCTTTCCTTAAGAGGTTCATAAATACAGATGAACTAAGCTCGAAAGTTTAAATTAGATTACATGTTAAGAAACCTAAAAACTGTCACGGTTCGAATAAGAATAAGCAGTGTAGTGCCCGGGGCAACATGCCTTGCCATGAGATCAACTCGATACCCGGGTTTTCATGTACCTTTTTTAGGACGCCTATTTGAAATGATAATCAAAGACAATTTCAGCATTTTTGGAAGCTCTTTGATAGCTGAGCACATTTTGGATcacttgaagttgtttttgtcCATCTGGTGTGGGCGGCAATTTAGCCTTGATAATCAACTTCTCCAGCACAAGTGCATCCCCAAGAAGGAACTTAATTAGGGCGAGCAGATGTTTCGACTCACCAACATAAGCTTCACAGCCGACGATCTCAACTCTTTTGAGATGTTTcaccaaacattcaaagttccccttccgtgagcacaaaaaatcttcttcgTCGAAGTTGAAACGTTCTTCAGATTCTCGATGAAGCTGAAACTGCACATAAATACCCCATTCAAGAAACAAACTTCACATGAGAAGCTGAACCACAGGAGGGGGGGAAAAAACTTCATTGgctcactaaaatttcaaacaaacgaTTTCCATTAGTCCTCTGCAGATGCTAGTTAGTCTTACTTTAATTTAAGCTCTCAAACTCGTCTACACATATAAACATGTTCTCTTTCTAGGTGCTCATCGCTAAACTCTTAGTTCAAGATTCGAACGCTACATGGCAGCAAAAGGACCTCCAGTCCAACACTGCAGTTACTTTAAGACATGAACCAAACAGCTTAATGTTGCCCTGCACACAGGCTGCTAGACTCACAGGGTtgggcaattttcaattgctggAACAAATAAGAGTTAGAGATTGATCTTCTTTATGTGCTTCTAAAGTTTTAACTCATTGTTTAAACATCAATGCGAAAGAGAAGTCAGCACAAGAAGCGAATCGAAAATACCATAGCAAAGGAACATACCATCGGAAAGCAAGTCAGGtatatgactaatttttccagGCACTGTGAACTTCGTAGCATGTATGCTATCCCGGGAAGGTCCCATTGATTAACTGGTGCATGTAGTATCAGATTCtgacattttgacaatggagaCGGCACTCCATCCATCTCCAAGAGGGACAGAACCTAAGGAAATTAAGCgagcaaaatagaaaatgttaattgacatttctttttcccgttcaacatgaataaggaataacaaaaatttacagTCCATCCAGATTCGATATCCTCTGACCCCGTCTCGCAGCTGGGAAAAGACCAATGAGGACACCACGGGTAAAAATGAACAAGGGAACGTATTTAAGAATCGAGACTGTTTACATATGCTTCTCAGATAAGACTTATGATCTTTGAAAGATCTGAAAATTCAAGTAGTGGGTCACCCGAGACAGCGAGCCTATTTATCGACTGAAGTTTCCAAGTGAATCATTCTACTGCCATTGTAAAATATTCAGGGGATACCCAAGTAGCATTTATTATGGAATGGCGGCCTAAGGTGACAAGAGAGCACGACCCAGTTCAGTCAACCTAAGATGACTAGGTCCATGACCCTTCGCCATATATCCAGATAATTGTATTTCCTCTATAAACTGgaggaatgaattgaaaaaaagtaaCTCTTTCAGATAATCTCTTTGTGCATTTTTCTTGTGAAAGTAAAGAGTTTGACAATGTGGCGTTGAGCAGCATCCAAAACAGTTACCAATACCTAGTGGCTTTCATTGTCCCTAATTGAGTGAGATCCCAGATCCATTTACTTGAAATGTAAACGGAGGGAAAAAAAGCTCCAAGGTTCACCAGTTCGTAACGACAAACTTATGAATCATCCTATCAGCCAATGATTAATTACACATGAGATCACAACGAATCCCCTTGATGAAATCAAGAATGCCGCCAATCACAGACCCCACTCAACACGAGCTGGTCTTATAAATAGTAAGAAAAATTGAGGCTGTACCTGCAAACACCAACCGCCGGTGGTGATGGTAGGAACTCCGCGCACCTTCTCAAGAAGATGCCTCAACAAGTCGCGGCCCTTGGAATTAGGATCCCGACTTTCAACGGAAAAATCTAAATCGGCTTCCACCAAAGAAGACACGTTGTCAAGCCTGAACCCAGCATGATTCCCTCCTATTACGCGCAAGGAAAGCAAATGCGGGGCGCAAAGTTTCTTCACGTAAGAACCAAAGCCGAGGCTAACGAGCACCAACTTTTTCAAACATAATGAATCAATTATAATGTTGTTCACGCCCTCGCATCTGGACAACACAAGGGACTCCAAAACAGGACATCCCCTGAAGATTCGCCCGAGGAAATCATCACTCAACTGGGCATCTTCGATCGACAAGACCTTAAGACAAGGCCACCTAATAGTCATATCCAACGAGAAACAGCACTTACCGACGTCCAGGCGCACCAACCGGCTGAAGCAATACAAGAACTCCGGCAGTACATAAAAAAACCGCGACCATTGAGACAGCCGCAAGCGGAGATCCTCCACGGAGCGCCGCACCGCGAACCGGAGCCATAGGTCGATCTTGGGGCGGTCGGCCTCGTCGTACATGAAGCGGGTGAGGTGGAATTTCTTCACCGTGGGGGAGGAGAACTGACTCAGGACGCTGTCGACAATGGACGGGAAGAACAAGGGACTGTCAGGCGGGGGTTCAAAGTATACATCGTATCCAACGAAGACAAGGTCGGTGGCGGTGGTCCAAGTGGGCCGCCAGCGCTTGGAGAGGACGCAGGTCTTGACGACGTCGTGGATGGGCAGAAAAGAGAAGATGTTGTGGATCATGGCGTCGGGCAAGCCGCTGATAAGGTCCCTACGGCTCAGAGGAGGAGCGGAGCACTCGCGGTGGATGGCGCCGTGCACGGAGGTCTCCGCCATGGAATTGAAATTCTAGGGTTTTTCTGCGGACGTTCTCCCCCGAGCTTCCTTATCCTTTTTCCTGTACACGCTCCTTTCAattgaacttctttttttttttttcttttttagtagacaccaaaattaaacttaaagaaaaaggaattaagTAATTACCCCAACTTACGTGGGGCAGTGGAGGAAGCATGCGCAAGTGATCCGACTTTGGGATCTTTTATTACCAATAGCTGATTATCTTATGGCTCAAACCTTCCATAAATGCTTCGTTTTGCAGTTAATTAGTTATTTTAGTATGATTTTCTTTAAatacttctttttcaaatttagaaTCTTATTTCACGATCCAACGACTTTAGCATGGGTTTAAGGAAGATCTTCTAAAAGCGTATATGATGTCGTAAAAGCAAGTGTGAAATAATGTACAACATAAATACAAACTTGAAGCAACAATTACATAACTAAATAGCATGCATATAATGAATCTAAAAAAGTAAAGCCCTCGCATTGCTTTTTACTTACCAAACAAGTGTGTGCCGAACTCGATAAGATGGTGATTTGTGTTATCGGACGTCAACTTTGTCGCGTCAAATTATAGAAATGATCGATAGTTGTTTATGTTGGTAAGTATCGCAACAATTAGAGTGGTAAATATACGCGGTACTCTCCTATTAGAGAGGTTAATATGTATAGGCTGATGTGTTGCATTCATGTGTTGGCGCCTTTTAGGTTAGCTGTATTCTAGGCAAGGTACTTTAGAATTACAAGCTTGAGTTGATTAGCTTTAAATAGAACTGAATtaatgataaaaggaaaaaaacaaatttcatgATTCGTTACAAACTCTTTTAACGAATGCGGTTAAGCTCTCGAATTTAACTGGAGCCGATTCAATATCCGAAATGCATTGTTTTATTGagtaactaaataaaaaaataaatattaaatggaATTTAAATGGATGGACTCACTATTGAACATACAAATTACTTCACATCTTGCACCAACCATGTTGAATAACAATATTACTATGCTTAGGTATACGTTGAGTTGCAAGTAAAACCTATTTAAAATACTTATAAAAGATAGCTCCCCTCGTTATTTTATGGGGATAGATCTATATTAAATGAATCGTCGGATGAGACTAATATGCTTGGGTATATTTTGGGTGGTACGTAAAAAATCCTATTTAACATTTTTGTTAACATAGCTACTCGGAAAAAGTAtataaaaaagtcctaaatgtattgcattagtgccaatttagtcctaaacttatttttggtgccaattcagtcctaaacattttacaatgatgccaattcagtcctaaaacttttattaatgtcaattcagtcctacacattttgcattggtgccaattcggtcatacaTCTtctgtatttatgccaattgagttaatcaggctaattttgatcgaaaatcgccgacgtggatgtcgattgtcctacatggcacggctagcatTGACTTGAATacttttaaatattatttaaatattttaaataatttttaaactatttttgtttttttaaatattcttaaaatttattaaaaatataatatatatatattaaaaaatgtccacgttagcatcggttgtgccatgtaggacaattgatGTCCACTTCCagtgatttccgaccaaaattgaccgtattgactcaattggcacatatacaaaaaatttgggactaaattgacactaatgcaaaaaggtttatgactgaattggcataaatgcaaaaggtttagaactgaattggcaccaaaaatatgtttaggactaatttggcactaatgcaataggtttaggacttttttgacacttttccctagcTACCCTCGTTATTTAAGAGAAGCCCGATGTATTTATGTTTAAGTATTATATAGAGTTACTGTTCGCAAAATTCTCAACGCAATTGTACATGTTGAACAATTAATCCCACAGAGATTGATgattaataaactaattaaatactaaaaatgaattaattataaaatttatctaacaagtaaaaatagaattgagaataaattaaaattgacaatctTAAAGACAAAAGTTCGTAACCGGATGtgataaatcaatcaaataaatatgttagaatatccgatttcaccattgttgacacctaaattttgatttctccttattcatttattttgcataaaaatctggagttaaattttaattcctaccaaaaataatagctaatctttttcatttaattttagtattcatgcattgcattttgcattggaccACCGACGGTAGAAGATTTGAGCTTGATTTGTTAGATGATATGAGCTTAAATAAAAAACCGgcaattcaaagaagaatttggggctattttaagcttaaaggccttaattaaaaatgtcaattattatgtgccaaaaattccaatcaaattaatgcaattggatcctttgggacttaattgatcacataCTTTGATCCCGGGTTTGTTTGGCAGGATTAACAAAACTTAAGCCCCAAGCTTGCAaagcttttctctataaatagagctctttCACTAGGGTTTTGGGTGGAggcaaaaaaatttctgcaCACAAAAAGGGAGAGTGAACACGAGAGGAGAGAGGTGTCtctttggtggttttcatccacgctCAAAGGGTTTCATCCACGGAGTTCACGGCTACACACTCAAAAAGAGTGTTCCACGAGAGAGTCGAAGGTTCTCTGACATCAACACTTGTCTACACAAGTTCCCGGGGGGGAATACTCAGAAAAGAATTCAGAAACTCACGCGAGAGAGCTTAAAGAATTTAAGAGAAGAGTGAGAGGAAAGTTTAGGTTCTGGTTTTGGCTCTCCTTCGGCGGTCGCGGCTTCAATCAACGCTACCCTTCTCAACGATGGTCACCAATCCCGACGGTCTTCGGTAGTCCCTTCGATGCCATTCGGTCCTCTCCAACCCCCACAATTGGCGTTTTCCTTCCTCTGCTGTTTTGCTGCTATTCCAAAGGCTTTAAGAGGACCCTCATCTACCCAATTTGAGTGAAGCACTAGCCGATTGGTTCAATTCACAAGCTTGGAGTGCAATTTTTCGCGCAAATTCGAACAAGGGAAGATATTTTTCACCATAGGTAACTTTCTTGATTCaaatattctgaatatttgattgcgTATCCAATTGATTGAAATTGCATATATTGAAAACTCATGTTGCAAGATTAAGATATCCAAAAATTGTCTAATTCGAAAGATTGTACATCGAAAATTGAATCTCGGATATTCTGAatatttgattggaaaattgATTGTTTGAATTGCCTTGATTGGAAAATCGAATTGTTAGTCCAAAatatttgattgcttgatttggaagattgcatttttttggaaatcgaAAATTCACAATATATCCTGTAATATATCTTGTGTCTAATTTGGAAAGATTATTTAGTGATGCAAACATTTGAAATCTTTGTGACAATCTCGTGATCATCCGAAAATCTTTCGAATATATCCaatatactcaagatatcataaatctttcaaaatgtgatcgattaggaaaatctcctaaCCCGCAACCGTATATATggaaataagtctatctatcgggctttagacggaattatttccatagcgggtattttgaattttagggTCGATCTGTCAAAGCTTCAGATTgaaacttaattcgaaagaaatagcggtaattatccttttcattaaaagatttgcaactttaatttaaattcattcataaaaacttaaaatcacaaaaaaaaatcagaaaatttcaataaaagaaacaaatcgtgcatgtctcatgtttaattttcatgtcacaaaatctcagaaaataaaaaaagatgtagcaagatatggtttcttaaaaaccacgtcttatcactttttttagaaagataggattttctagaaatcttatctcatggattacattcaataaacatGACCTTGGGAATCCATTAGGATAGATATTAAAAGATGCGAGACATAGGgttaagatattttcttaaaaaatttgggaattaatgcaagttaaattcgaaaactttaagatgatcttgaaccaattcactctcattttcctttaatttttaatttcgaaaatacatcaaaaatacaaaaaaacactaataaaaagaaaacctaaaaattgTACCTTTGAACTGCAAGTcctaattcatcaaaattgccaaatcaaactttttttatgaaattggtaccgtaagggcattaattggaaaattaatgtaaccaagtcccgaacttaagatctttggtttgcagaaataaaatagttttctcccactattttatttaggtttctaatcaacctaccaagaaatgattagtggcggctccgaaaaattaaaaaaaatcctttgaaagataatcatttgaaccataagtcacgatttggtagaacttgagagagttcgagctaaattagttaatctaattaatttggcaatccattaacctaaaattggaaaacccgaattttaggtcgcgacaaccatAACCACTAGACATGAATTTCATATCTTTACGCATACAAAAACAATAACGATATCAAACATGTGATAGCGGAATTTCCTTTGCTATTTATTATCCTATCTCTAGGTATACTAAACCTACttaatttgtcaattcattatATCTCTATGTGAATTTAAATAAACATACGTGCATTAAAATTTGTGAATATTTCCCAATTTACAATGAGTTTTTGGATCACCTTATCACCGAAAGCTACACAAATAACATGGTATATTTCTATCTACATTATATTATAAGGAGCAATTGCATATTATTACTTCTCAGTCTCAAACATGCACATTGGAGTATTTAAATGGTGGCTAGTCAATTAAAAGCATTAAGCATAATAATATATAACTCACATGAATGAAATCACTTGCAAAATATAAACATCATGAAATTCATATCATCATGGTCGGGCTACATCGTAgccataacaaaagaaaattagaacataatagaaggaaaaataaacatacaaattaaatcaaacatctggaatcaaagaacaagaattCTATCGTCATTTTGTCTTCTCttgaaaatacttgaaaaactcCGAGAATAATGAACGAACAatgtaaaaagttaaaaaaaaaaaatcaaacatctCTCCCAAAGCTCTTTATGTTATCCTCCGTCTAGAATAACATTCAAGACTCAAGAATAAAATAAAGTcgtaaaaataatattaagatatcttaaaaaaaataaacctcTAAGGATAATATTATGATATCCTAAAAACAAGGCAATCTTTGATGATTTAGTCTCTATCTTCTAACAATTCTGTTGGTGGCATCTtggtttccttcttttttccttttcttctccatatatcattatcccgcacaaacaaggaaaaattcaataaatagaacgaaattcaaatattttgtcaaagaaattatattatttgttatctaaaataggtaaaataacTCTATTTTCTAGAGTTATCGGTTACATACGATTTAAATGAATTAAGATCGCACGTATGAGCTCTATTCAATATTATAGGTATTGGAATTGATGCATATGTTAAATTATAGGTGTTCAAGGAAGATTGCAGTCGCTAAACTAAACCAAGCAAAAACATTTACCggaaaaaaaactgaaaattttgatttattaaCTTGGTTTCGGTTTGATTAGGAAATTGTGAGATCAAGAAATTTGATTAAATGATTAATTGGCAACTTGACAATTAAGGAGATGGTAGAGTCGTGGCCCTGGTGGGCCCGGCCAGTCATTCCAAGCGTGAGACGGACCAAAACTTGGTAGAGAAAAGCGGTGACTTCAAGTTAAGCAAGGAATGGTGGGACCCGATCACGGGGAGACGggcggaaagaaagaaaattattatatgCTATCTAATTACGAATCTGCCCCTAGATGATTAAAGCGgggactttctttctttctttctttcatttttatatagGCTAAATTCCGTAAAAACCCTTAAAACTTTAAATCCAGTTTTAATTCTACCTCAGCCTTTTCTATAATCCCAAATCTGTCTCCAATTTTTctatcaaaaaaattccaacatttATAATCAATCTCAAATCTGCTACAAGCATTTTTTTGTCTAGGAAAAACACATTAGCTAGTGTCAAATCCACCCCCGTAAGCCCTCCGATCTCGAAACGGGCGTTATGTTTGACTTAGCATTTTTAAGGCAGTAAAAATATGCGTGCACCGCCATTGTCCCAAAACAAATTTACAATATGAACGCACTTAAGGGCCTATTTGGcattccaaaaaagtgattctgattagaattatatttttgattttattctaCAGATGACTTTTAGAGAATCGGTACGCGTTTGATAgctacataaaatttctgttttcgaACGTAAAtacatttcttcttttaaaaaaaataaaaatgttttttcaaacttttttaaaattcccccactttttatgttttgatttttttcatatttttttaaattttaagtttcccccttttaagtttttttttaatttttttaaaatttaaaattttatttttatatttaattttaaatataaaaaattagttgttagtaaattttcaaatctaaatttaattttttaaaaattcgaaagttcacgtgaacttaattttttttttttttaaaaaagaactgagattttgttctttttggtgattttgaaaagtgttctttttttggagaatcaattttttttttgtctaaaagattcaaattcaaaattatttatattaccaaacatgtttgtcATTCCTTTTTGTTCTGGAAAGCGGAATCGGAGAAATAGAAACATTACTAAATAGGGCCTTGGTCTATTGTCCCGTGACTACCGAGAAACCAAGTTCCATTAGGCGACTTAGGGTCCGTTTGGCGGTGATTCGATTCTCCTTTTCcgttccaaaacaaaaaagaatcgaaacatgtttggtaatggaaaaaaaatgattttgatttggtccgggaacacttttggaccacttttcggaagcaaaaaaaagatgattctgatgttttggaacacttttgaggaTCACTTTTTTATagaatatacttatgacttatccctcatacttataattaaaatttaatataaaatggtattattttaaaaaaaagtccacgtggattttcaactttacataaattaaaataaattaattgctaaaaactaattttcttaaattaaaatttttatttaaggaaaatttaataaaaaaatttaaaattttaagaaatgagggaaataaaaaatatttaaatttttaatttaataatttaaaaaaaattaaaaaaaatttagattgaaaatagttaaaattttgaaaaaaaattctcgtcatcaaatcttcccctccccctctcctttttttttaaattagttttttttttgt
This sequence is a window from Rhodamnia argentea isolate NSW1041297 chromosome 3, ASM2092103v1, whole genome shotgun sequence. Protein-coding genes within it:
- the LOC125314029 gene encoding F-box protein At5g03100-like — translated: MAETSVHGAIHRECSAPPLSRRDLISGLPDAMIHNIFSFLPIHDVVKTCVLSKRWRPTWTTATDLVFVGYDVYFEPPPDSPLFFPSIVDSVLSQFSSPTVKKFHLTRFMYDEADRPKIDLWLRFAVRRSVEDLRLRLSQWSRFFYVLPEFLYCFSRLVRLDVGKCCFSLDMTIRWPCLKVLSIEDAQLSDDFLGRIFRGCPVLESLVLSRCEGVNNIIIDSLCLKKLVLVSLGFGSYVKKLCAPHLLSLRVIGGNHAGFRLDNVSSLVEADLDFSVESRDPNSKGRDLLRHLLEKVRGVPTITTGGWCLQVLSLLEMDGVPSPLSKCQNLILHAPVNQWDLPGIAYMLRSSQCLEKLVIYLTCFPMVCSFAMFQLHRESEERFNFDEEDFLCSRKGNFECLVKHLKRVEIVGCEAYVGESKHLLALIKFLLGDALVLEKLIIKAKLPPTPDGQKQLQVIQNVLSYQRASKNAEIVFDYHFK